Part of the Mycobacteriales bacterium genome is shown below.
TCGACCTGCCGACGCAGACCGGCTACGACCCCGACGACGAGCTGGCGCGCGGCGAGGTCGGCAAGGTCGGCGTGCCGGTCAGCCACGCCGGCGACATGCGCGCGCTGTTCGACGGCATCCCGCTCGGCGAGATGAACACGTCGATGACGATCAACGCCACCGCGATGTGGCTGCTCGCGCTCTACCAGGTCGTCGCGGAGGAGCAGGGCGCGGACGTGAGCGCGCTCGCCGGGACGACGCAGAACGACATCGTCAAGGAGTACCTGTCGCGCGGGACGTACGTGTTCCCGCCCGGGCCGAGCCTGCGGCTGATCACCGACATGGTCGCCTACACCGTGACGGCGATGCCCCGGTGGAACCCGATCAACATCTGCTCGTACCACCTCCAGGAGGCGGGCGCGACGCCGGTGCAGGAGATCGCGTACGCGATGTGCACGGCGATCGCGGTGCTCGACGCGGTGCGCGACAGCGGGCAGGTGCCGCCGGAGCGGTTCGGCGACGTGGTGGCGCGGATCTCGTTCTTCGTCAACGCGGGCGTCCGCTTCGTCGAGGAGATGTGCAAGATGCGCGCGTTCGTCGCGCTGTGGGACGAGGTGACGCGCGAGCGGTACGGCGTCGCCGACCCGAAGCAACGCCGCTTCCGCTACGGCGTGCAGGTCAACTCGCTGGGGCTGACGGAGGCGCAGCCGGAGAACAACGTCCAGCGGATCGTGCTGGAGATGCTCGCGGTGACGCTGTCGAAGGACGCGCGGGCGCGCGCCATCCAGCTCCCGGCGTGGAACGAGGCGCTGGGCCTGCCGCGCCCGTGGGACCAGCAGTGGTCGCTGCGGCTCCAGCAGGTGCTGGCGTACGAGACCGACCTGCTGGAGTACGACGACCTGTTCACCGGCTCGGTCGTGGTCGAGGCGAAGGTCGCCGAGCTGGTCGCGGGCGCGAAGGCGGAGATCGACCGGGTGCAGGCGATGGGCGGCGCGGTCGAGGCCGTCGAGTACATGAAGGGCGCGCTCGTCGCCTCCCACGCCGAACGCCGCCGCCGCGTCGAGTCCGGCGACCTCACGGTCGTAGGGGTCAACAAGTTCACGACCACCGAGCCGAACCCGCTCCTCGCCGACCTCGACGCCGCGATCCTCACCGTCGACCCGGCGGTCGAGCACCGTGCCGTCCAGGCGATCGGCGCGTGGCGGGCGGCACGGGACGGGCAGGCCGTGGACGAGGCGTTGCGCGCGCTGCGCGACGCGGCGAAGACCGGCGCGAACCTCATGGGGCCGAGCCTCGCCGCCGCCCGCGCCGGGGTGACGACCGGCGAGTGGGCGGGGGCGTTGCGGGAGGTGTTCGGCGAGTACCGCGCGCCGACCGGCGTCTCGGCGGTCGCGCCCGGCGAGGCGGGGGAGGAGCTGGCGGCGGTCCGCGCGGAGGTGAAGGCGGCGGGCGAGGCGCTGGGCCGGCGGCTGAAGCTGCTCGTCGGCAAGCCCGGCCTGGACGGCCACAGCAACGGCGCCGAGCAGATCGCGGTGCGCGCCCGCGACGCCGGCTTCGAGGTCGTCTACCAGGGCATCCGGCTGACGCCCGCGCAGATCGTCGCGGCGGCGGTCGAGGAGGACGTCCACTGCGTCGGCCTGTCGATCCTCTCCGGCAGCCACCTGGAGCTCGTTCCGGACGTCGTGAACGGGCTGCGGGAGGCCGGGATGGGCGACGTCCCGGTCGTCGTCGGCGGGATCATCCCGGAGGCGGACGCGCGGGAGCTGCGGGCGGCGGGCGTGGCGGCGGTGTTCACGCCGAAGGACTACTCGATGA
Proteins encoded:
- a CDS encoding protein meaA, which codes for MPDKPWVMRTYAGHSSPAESNALYRRNLEKGQTGLSVAFDLPTQTGYDPDDELARGEVGKVGVPVSHAGDMRALFDGIPLGEMNTSMTINATAMWLLALYQVVAEEQGADVSALAGTTQNDIVKEYLSRGTYVFPPGPSLRLITDMVAYTVTAMPRWNPINICSYHLQEAGATPVQEIAYAMCTAIAVLDAVRDSGQVPPERFGDVVARISFFVNAGVRFVEEMCKMRAFVALWDEVTRERYGVADPKQRRFRYGVQVNSLGLTEAQPENNVQRIVLEMLAVTLSKDARARAIQLPAWNEALGLPRPWDQQWSLRLQQVLAYETDLLEYDDLFTGSVVVEAKVAELVAGAKAEIDRVQAMGGAVEAVEYMKGALVASHAERRRRVESGDLTVVGVNKFTTTEPNPLLADLDAAILTVDPAVEHRAVQAIGAWRAARDGQAVDEALRALRDAAKTGANLMGPSLAAARAGVTTGEWAGALREVFGEYRAPTGVSAVAPGEAGEELAAVRAEVKAAGEALGRRLKLLVGKPGLDGHSNGAEQIAVRARDAGFEVVYQGIRLTPAQIVAAAVEEDVHCVGLSILSGSHLELVPDVVNGLREAGMGDVPVVVGGIIPEADARELRAAGVAAVFTPKDYSMNAIMREIVATIRRASSS